From Kineosporia succinea, the proteins below share one genomic window:
- a CDS encoding uroporphyrinogen-III synthase → MATEALRGFSVLLTCDRRADELAANFTRRGASVLQAPTLRFLPLEEDDELIDATTKVVRTPPDAVIVTTAIGFRGWVETADAVGLAPHLLEVLAESRIMARGPKARGAIRAAGLIENWSAASETTSEVVEALIAQGVAGRRVAIQLHGNTDEVAIARLREAGAEVIPVPVYRWGPAPDPVAVERSIEATCNRTVDAVVFTSAPGAQAFLDASARLGLYDPLVYALRDDVVAAAVGAMTARPLVEAGVEPLVPDRSRLGALIRTTVDHLATSRVRVLPTVAGTLELRGQDVLLGGSPVVLSPAPRAILRELARRPGHVTDRATLLAALPGASDLHAVEVAVARLRAALGVSGLVQTVVKRGYRLAVPA, encoded by the coding sequence ATTCTCCGTCCTGCTCACCTGTGACCGGCGGGCCGATGAACTGGCCGCGAACTTCACCCGGCGCGGCGCCAGTGTGCTCCAGGCTCCCACCCTGCGGTTCCTGCCGCTCGAGGAGGATGACGAATTGATCGACGCCACCACGAAAGTCGTGCGCACCCCGCCCGACGCGGTGATCGTGACCACGGCCATCGGCTTCCGCGGCTGGGTCGAGACCGCCGACGCGGTGGGTCTGGCGCCGCACCTGCTCGAGGTGCTGGCCGAGAGCCGGATCATGGCGCGGGGTCCCAAGGCGCGCGGCGCGATCCGGGCGGCCGGGCTGATCGAGAACTGGTCGGCGGCCTCGGAGACCACCTCCGAGGTGGTCGAGGCGCTCATCGCGCAGGGGGTCGCCGGGCGCCGGGTGGCGATCCAGCTGCACGGCAACACCGACGAGGTGGCCATCGCGCGGTTGCGTGAGGCGGGGGCCGAGGTGATTCCGGTGCCGGTGTACCGCTGGGGCCCGGCGCCCGATCCGGTGGCGGTGGAGCGGTCGATCGAGGCCACCTGCAACCGCACGGTGGACGCGGTGGTCTTCACGAGTGCGCCCGGCGCCCAGGCGTTTCTGGACGCGTCGGCGCGGCTCGGGCTGTACGACCCGCTGGTCTACGCGCTGCGCGACGACGTGGTGGCGGCGGCCGTCGGGGCGATGACGGCCCGTCCGCTGGTGGAAGCGGGGGTGGAGCCGCTGGTTCCCGACCGGAGCCGGCTCGGGGCGCTCATCCGCACCACGGTCGATCACCTGGCGACCTCCCGGGTGCGGGTGCTGCCCACGGTGGCGGGGACGCTGGAGCTGCGGGGGCAGGACGTTCTGCTGGGCGGTTCGCCGGTGGTGCTCTCACCGGCTCCCCGGGCGATCCTGCGCGAGCTGGCGCGCAGACCGGGGCACGTGACCGACCGGGCCACGTTGCTCGCGGCCCTGCCCGGCGCCTCCGATCTGCACGCGGTGGAGGTGGCGGTGGCCCGGTTGCGGGCGGCGCTGGGGGTGTCCGGGCTGGTGCAGACCGTGGTGAAACGGGGCTACCGTCTGGCGGTCCCGGCGTGA